A DNA window from Kitasatospora atroaurantiaca contains the following coding sequences:
- a CDS encoding GlsB/YeaQ/YmgE family stress response membrane protein yields MGIVSWIILGLIAGAVAKFLLPGRDPGGLIVTTLIGIAGSFVGGWLSSAVLDRPVATSFFDLATWVSAIAGALVLLIAYRIVFGNSRN; encoded by the coding sequence ATGGGCATCGTCAGCTGGATCATCCTCGGCCTCATCGCCGGGGCCGTCGCCAAGTTCCTGCTCCCCGGGCGTGACCCGGGCGGCCTGATCGTCACCACTCTGATCGGCATCGCCGGCTCGTTCGTCGGCGGCTGGCTCTCCTCGGCCGTCCTCGACCGTCCGGTCGCCACGAGCTTCTTCGACCTCGCGACCTGGGTCTCGGCGATCGCCGGTGCTCTGGTGCTGCTCATCGCGTACCGGATCGTCTTCGGCAACTCCCGTAACTGA